In one window of Euwallacea fornicatus isolate EFF26 chromosome 19, ASM4011564v1, whole genome shotgun sequence DNA:
- the LOC136345411 gene encoding oocyte zinc finger protein XlCOF19-like isoform X2 — translation MWIEVDINDGKPKKICASCYDTIIKFYQFKTKVLECEKLLNEVSKRENNFPKFEVDLKNEVNLGNRVGIEIQEETIEEEDNKDCRLLRYKHKRKLKARGVEKQHVCSVCGKKLKNYYCLYSHMKYVHERANYKEDQTGFVCSTCGNVYKTKSILMTHQKKHEQPKPFLCTICGKRYSTKAVLENHQKIHTGEKSFTCDVCKKQFRFISTYKTHVMIHSNEKPLSCPVCGKCFRQHAHLKTHIRGQHTTERPFKCTYCGKTFKLSGNLVVHTRIHTGETPYICDVCSKGFYDSSSMKKHRRGHFEKGRKKIKLEDLNLNKANEVMRVLEKEKENT, via the exons ATGTGGATCGAG GTGGACATCAATGATGGGAAGCCTAAGAAAATCTGCGCTTCATGTTAtgatacaataattaaattttaccagTTTAAAACAAAAGTTCTTGAATGTGAGAAGCTGTTAAATGAAGTCTCAAaacgagaaaataattttcccaaatttgAAGTAGATCTTAAAAATGAAGTCAATTTAG GCAACAGGGTGGGAATAGAAATTCAAGAAGAGACCATTGAGGAAGAAGACAACAAAGATTGTCGACTTTTAAGATATAAACATAAGAGGAAATTAAAAG CCCGAGGAGTTGAAAAGCAACATGTCTGTTCAGTTTGTggcaaaaaattgaagaattacTATTGTCTCTATTCACACATGAAGTATGTTCATGAAAGAGCAAATTATAAG GAAGATCAGACAGGGTTTGTTTGTTCCACTTGCGGTAACGTTTACAAGACCAAGTCAATTTTGATGACCCATCAAAAGAAACATGAAC AGCCAAAGCCATTCTTGTGCACAATATGCGGCAAACGCTATTCGACCAAAGCAGTTCTTGAAAATCACCAGAAAATTCATACAGGAGAGAAGAGTTTCACTTGTGATGTGTGCAAGAAGCAATTTCGTTTTATTAGCACCTATAAGACCCACGTAATG ATCCACAGCAACGAAAAGCCCTTGTCTTGCCCGGTATGCGGTAAGTGCTTTAGACAACACGCGCATTTAAAAACACACATTCGAGGCCAACATACCACAGAGCGGCCTTTTAAGTGCACTTATTGCGGCAAAACCTTCAAACTAAG CGGTAATTTGGTAGTGCATACTCGCATTCACACGGGCGAAACGCCCTATATTTGTGACGTGTGTTCGAAAGGCTTCTACGACTCAAGCAGCATGAAAAAACACAGAAGAGGTCATTTTGAAAAGGGAAGAAAAAAGATTAAGCTTGAGGACTTGAATCTAAATAAAGCGAATGAAGTTATGCGGGTTttagagaaagagaaagaaaatacctaa
- the LOC136345411 gene encoding zinc finger protein 680-like isoform X3, with amino-acid sequence MSESDIKEGVNVVVYEGENLCRSCLVETDSKRYFWLESYYLERKFIEIYHNVTSLEVDINDGKPKKICASCYDTIIKFYQFKTKVLECEKLLNEVSKRENNFPKFEVDLKNEVNLGNRVGIEIQEETIEEEDNKDCRLLRYKHKRKLKEPKPFLCTICGKRYSTKAVLENHQKIHTGEKSFTCDVCKKQFRFISTYKTHVMIHSNEKPLSCPVCGKCFRQHAHLKTHIRGQHTTERPFKCTYCGKTFKLSGNLVVHTRIHTGETPYICDVCSKGFYDSSSMKKHRRGHFEKGRKKIKLEDLNLNKANEVMRVLEKEKENT; translated from the exons ATGAGTGAAAGCGACATTAAAGAGGGAGTGAATGTAGTTGTTTATGAAGGCGAGAACCTTTGCAGGTCTTGTTTGGTTGAAACTGATAGTAAACGATATTTTTGGCTTGAAAGTTATTACTTGGAAAGGAAGTTTATAGAAATTTACCATAATGTTACATCCCTCGAG GTGGACATCAATGATGGGAAGCCTAAGAAAATCTGCGCTTCATGTTAtgatacaataattaaattttaccagTTTAAAACAAAAGTTCTTGAATGTGAGAAGCTGTTAAATGAAGTCTCAAaacgagaaaataattttcccaaatttgAAGTAGATCTTAAAAATGAAGTCAATTTAG GCAACAGGGTGGGAATAGAAATTCAAGAAGAGACCATTGAGGAAGAAGACAACAAAGATTGTCGACTTTTAAGATATAAACATAAGAGGAAATTAAAAG AGCCAAAGCCATTCTTGTGCACAATATGCGGCAAACGCTATTCGACCAAAGCAGTTCTTGAAAATCACCAGAAAATTCATACAGGAGAGAAGAGTTTCACTTGTGATGTGTGCAAGAAGCAATTTCGTTTTATTAGCACCTATAAGACCCACGTAATG ATCCACAGCAACGAAAAGCCCTTGTCTTGCCCGGTATGCGGTAAGTGCTTTAGACAACACGCGCATTTAAAAACACACATTCGAGGCCAACATACCACAGAGCGGCCTTTTAAGTGCACTTATTGCGGCAAAACCTTCAAACTAAG CGGTAATTTGGTAGTGCATACTCGCATTCACACGGGCGAAACGCCCTATATTTGTGACGTGTGTTCGAAAGGCTTCTACGACTCAAGCAGCATGAAAAAACACAGAAGAGGTCATTTTGAAAAGGGAAGAAAAAAGATTAAGCTTGAGGACTTGAATCTAAATAAAGCGAATGAAGTTATGCGGGTTttagagaaagagaaagaaaatacctaa
- the LOC136345411 gene encoding zinc finger protein OZF-like isoform X1, producing the protein MSESDIKEGVNVVVYEGENLCRSCLVETDSKRYFWLESYYLERKFIEIYHNVTSLEVDINDGKPKKICASCYDTIIKFYQFKTKVLECEKLLNEVSKRENNFPKFEVDLKNEVNLGNRVGIEIQEETIEEEDNKDCRLLRYKHKRKLKARGVEKQHVCSVCGKKLKNYYCLYSHMKYVHERANYKEDQTGFVCSTCGNVYKTKSILMTHQKKHEQPKPFLCTICGKRYSTKAVLENHQKIHTGEKSFTCDVCKKQFRFISTYKTHVMIHSNEKPLSCPVCGKCFRQHAHLKTHIRGQHTTERPFKCTYCGKTFKLSGNLVVHTRIHTGETPYICDVCSKGFYDSSSMKKHRRGHFEKGRKKIKLEDLNLNKANEVMRVLEKEKENT; encoded by the exons ATGAGTGAAAGCGACATTAAAGAGGGAGTGAATGTAGTTGTTTATGAAGGCGAGAACCTTTGCAGGTCTTGTTTGGTTGAAACTGATAGTAAACGATATTTTTGGCTTGAAAGTTATTACTTGGAAAGGAAGTTTATAGAAATTTACCATAATGTTACATCCCTCGAG GTGGACATCAATGATGGGAAGCCTAAGAAAATCTGCGCTTCATGTTAtgatacaataattaaattttaccagTTTAAAACAAAAGTTCTTGAATGTGAGAAGCTGTTAAATGAAGTCTCAAaacgagaaaataattttcccaaatttgAAGTAGATCTTAAAAATGAAGTCAATTTAG GCAACAGGGTGGGAATAGAAATTCAAGAAGAGACCATTGAGGAAGAAGACAACAAAGATTGTCGACTTTTAAGATATAAACATAAGAGGAAATTAAAAG CCCGAGGAGTTGAAAAGCAACATGTCTGTTCAGTTTGTggcaaaaaattgaagaattacTATTGTCTCTATTCACACATGAAGTATGTTCATGAAAGAGCAAATTATAAG GAAGATCAGACAGGGTTTGTTTGTTCCACTTGCGGTAACGTTTACAAGACCAAGTCAATTTTGATGACCCATCAAAAGAAACATGAAC AGCCAAAGCCATTCTTGTGCACAATATGCGGCAAACGCTATTCGACCAAAGCAGTTCTTGAAAATCACCAGAAAATTCATACAGGAGAGAAGAGTTTCACTTGTGATGTGTGCAAGAAGCAATTTCGTTTTATTAGCACCTATAAGACCCACGTAATG ATCCACAGCAACGAAAAGCCCTTGTCTTGCCCGGTATGCGGTAAGTGCTTTAGACAACACGCGCATTTAAAAACACACATTCGAGGCCAACATACCACAGAGCGGCCTTTTAAGTGCACTTATTGCGGCAAAACCTTCAAACTAAG CGGTAATTTGGTAGTGCATACTCGCATTCACACGGGCGAAACGCCCTATATTTGTGACGTGTGTTCGAAAGGCTTCTACGACTCAAGCAGCATGAAAAAACACAGAAGAGGTCATTTTGAAAAGGGAAGAAAAAAGATTAAGCTTGAGGACTTGAATCTAAATAAAGCGAATGAAGTTATGCGGGTTttagagaaagagaaagaaaatacctaa